The DNA region TCTCGGCATCGATCCCGAACCCGTTGTCGCGGATCTTGACCCACACTTCACTGCCAGCGAGGTTCTCCCCCATCGAGACTTCGATCACGGGTTCATCGACTTGGGCATCTGCTAGCGCATCAAAGGCGTTGCCCACCAGGTTGATCATCACCCGGCGCAACTTTTCGGCGTCACCCCGCATGGCACCCTCGCAGTCGAACACACGCCTGATTTCTACTTGCTCTCGTTCACCGCGCTCGCGGAACGTTTCGAGTGCCGAATCGAGAACGTCACGCATGAGGATCCGGTTCTTGCGGACCTCTTCATCTCGGCCAAAGCGCAGCAGGTGCGAGATCGAGCGCTCCACCCGCTCGAGTTCGGCCAACGCCACCTGGGCGTACTCTTCATTGTCTACGGCCTCGGGATCTTCTCGCATTTGTTGCAGAAGACTCTTGGCTGCCGTTATTGGATTGCGAATCTCGTGGGCGATGGAAGCCGAGAGGACTTCGAGGGAATGCGAATGTTCGTCTGCCAGTTTCCGGCGTTCCTGGCTGAGGTTGGCGTGGATGTGTCTACTTACCTGATCTTCGACGAGTCGCTCACGCAGACGCGGCTCAATGGTCATCGCGAACAGCCGGCGGCCATACTTTGCGGCCCAGAAGATTGCAGCCACGAAGCCGAGCGGGGGGATCACTACCAGCAGGAGCAAAACGATCACGGCCCGCTTGCCCGCGCGGAGAAACAACTCGGCGCGATCCTCCGCAAACATTCGCGCGTCGCGGTACAGGTGTTCCTCGCGGCTCAGAAGCTTTGGGGCGTCGTCGTCGAGTGCATATCGCGAGTCGTCGTTTTCGAATTCATATTCGTCTTCGTAGTTTCGCCCGTGACGATGCTTGCGGTGGCGTTTTTGTGAACGCGTTTTTTTGCGAAGATCGCTCCACCTCGATTTCGAGTGACTCGACATCTGCGCGTCCTCCTGCAGGGAGCTGCACCCTGCGGCCTCAAGAGTATCGAGAATTGCAAGGTCATGTCGCGGTGCGTTCTTCATGAAATCGTTCACGGAATGATTCATGCAGTCGTTCATACTTGTGGCTCCCGGGCTTCGTGCGTCTTTGGGAAGGTCAGAAGAAACTCCGTTCCCGAGTCCGGGGCCGCATGGACCTGCATGCTGCCGCCATGGGATTCCACCACCTTCTTCGAGAGTGCGAGACCCAGGCCGGTCCCGTCCGCCTTGGTGCTGTAGAACGGGTCGAAGATTCTCTTTCGCACCTCGTCACTCATCCCCGGGCCATTGTCCCGGATCCGGAACCAGACTTCGGTGGCTGCTAGGTTCTCTCCAGCCATGATGACAATACACGGTGTCGGAGTCGCCGCATCTTCGAGCGCATCGATCGCGTTGCCGACCAGGTTCACCAGCACCCGGCGAAGTTTTTCGATATCTCCGCGCATCGTGCAAGGCGCTGACACCTCCACGTCGACGCCAATACCGATCGCATCGATCCGATCTTGTACCGACGCGACCACAGATTGGATGATTTCAGGAAGCGACATCCGCTCGAAACGAAACTCTTCGTCGCGAGCGTATTTGAGCAGATGCGAGATCGAGCGTTCGACCCGGTCGAGTTCTTCCAGAGCGATCCGGGCAAATTGAACATTCTCACTCGAGCCAGGATCCTCTCCCATCTGCTGAACGAGACTCTTGGCGGCGGTCACCGGGTTGCGGATCTCGTGAGCGATGGATGCCGATAGATCTTCGAGGGAGCGGGCGTTGGCGTTCTCTGCTGCGTGCAGACGGTCGGCTCCCCGTTCGGCGTGACGATCCATTTCTTCGGCAATCCAGCGGCCGCGAAGCATGGGCGCCAGAATGGCCGCCACGTAGTGAATCGACAGGCCGATCCCCCAGGCCAGGGCGACGATCACGGTCGCACGCACGCTGCGGGAACTCACGAGAATCAGCGTGAGGACCGAGCCGTAGGCAACGAGGTGGATGAGCCAACCGATCTTCCGATTTGCCCGGCGGCGCGCCGCCCGATAGCGGCGCTCCTCAGGCGTCAGATTGCGCTTCTTTCGCTTGAGCATCCCCTTCCAACCGGGCCGACGCGAAGGTCTGAAGTCGCGATCTCGGTGTGACTCTTCACCGCCTCCCCAGCGCCGATGCCTTCGCTGCTTCATCCCCCGACCCTCCATCGACAACGCCGCATCCGCCCTCCACATTTGCGAAACGCCACCGACATCCAAACGGTGCATCTGATTCCAGCCGGTCATCATGCCCCTACCAAAAGCAATCCCCATGCCGAAACCCAAACCCTCGCAAAATCAACCCCTTACCACCCCACTCCCCCCGCTCCCCCGCAGCCCCCACCCGACACCTGCAGCCCCCAACCTGCACCCAAAACCCCCGCGCGCAAGGGGGATCTCACCGCACACCACCCCAGCGGCGCACGGAGACCACACCCCAACAGCCTCAATCAAAGGAATTGCGCCCAGCAGCCTGAGCGCAGGAATTGTTCCGCACAGCAGCCCAGCGGCGCACGGAGACCACAGCCCTGAGCGCAGGAATTACCGCACAGCAGCCCAGCGGCGCACGGAGACCACAGCCCTGAGCGCAGGAATTGAGCCCTGCTCAATTCCGAAAAAAGGAGGGGCGCCCGGGCAACATCACCTCAGCGCCCGGGCGCCTCAACTGTCCTTTGTCTGGATGCGCGCGAGTTCTGGTCGCAGCCTCGGGGAGAGGCTGGGGGTAGAACCCTTGCCGCTGACGCAGTGCTCGCCAGCCCGAGTGGCCCAAAGTCCGGCAATCGAAGACGATCGACCGAACTCCCTTCCCAGGATATGCCATTGCTCCAACCCGTCCCGAGATCTACACGATAACGTGTCAGACCAAAACTCGGTTGTCTCAATGACTACGGCCACCTGGGCCAACGATCAAAAGCGCCAAATCCAGCAACGGGTCGGACAGCAGACCCGCATCCTCAGAATACGCTCGGCTCGCTTCGAAGGTCAATCACTATCTCGCGGCGCTGCCGAAATGATAAAGTGAATCACTACGGGACCTTTTTTGTCTCGTTGCTATCATGCCCGCAGCCGTTCTCGGTTTACGTTCAACATGCCGTTCTGATTTCTGAAGAGCATTAATTCGGGAACATAAACGCGATGTTGCACATCAGTACACGAGTTCGATGTGGAATTGGTCCAAAGCAGGGGCTGTGGTGTCGCAGCTTGCCAAGGACCCAGATTATGCGAAGTAGCATGGCGCATTGCCGAAGGAGCAGAGTAGACCTAGATGAGCCAGATCAATGCCGAGCAGAGGCGCGCGCACTACCAGGCGGGACAGGCCGTCGTATGCATCACGTTGTTCGGCGCGAGAGTGATCAAAAACATCGCGATTTCGAAAAATCCGGACGACACCTCGGGTTTCGAAACCTACTCGCGGCTACCCGTCCCTCTTTCGTGTAGACCCCCCACCCATCGGCGCGGAGAAGATCGCAGACCCATCGCGGTCGAAGGAATCGTAGACGGGCACGGCGTACTCGCCTATTCGGGCTTGGCCGCGGTCTACGAATGCCTGCGGGCAGTCGGAGAATCTGAAGAGTTCGATTACCGCGACGCCGACCACGCGGCCCGCGAAGGGTTGTCCAAGCTCGCCAGCAGCATCGGCTTGGAACGTCCGAGTGATCACTTTTACGAAGAGTACTGGAATGAAGCCCTGCGGCTGCTCGAGACCCATTGGGAGACCGTAGAGCGCGTCGCGGAAGCCCTCGTCATACACCAGACGCTGAACGGCAATCGAGTGGACGAGTTGATCCTGGGCGATGACAATCCGTAACGCCGAGAGCGTCATCCACGATCGCGTCACAACACCTTTACAACACCTTCACAACAGCATGATCAAAATGAGAAATGGCCATCGGATCGAATCCGACGGCCATTCTTGAATTGACGTCTTGATTAAACGAACTGCTCTGATCGCACAGCGGAAACTTACTGGCGCGCCCGGCACGACTCGAACGTGCGACCCTCGGCTCCGCAAGCCGATGCTCTATCCATCTGAGCTACGGGCGCGTAAATTTTTCTGGATCCCAATTTAGCGGCGCCGCAGTCTAGCCCACGTTTGCGCCGATTTGACGCCGAATTGAATGTCTGGCGGGATCGTGGCGGAGAGAGTGGGATTCGAACCCACGGTACCTTGCAGTACACACGCTTTCCAAGCGTGCGCCTTAAGCCGCTCGGCCATCTCTCCGTTTGTTGATTGCCTCGACTGATCCCGCTACTTCCTGTTTCTATCTCTACCTACTTCTCTTTTTATAATTACTGCAGTCTCTACTTCTGGAGCTCTGGCGGAGAGGGAGGGATTCGAACCCTCGATAGGCTTCCACCTATACACCCTTAGCAGGGGCGCGCTTTCAGCCGCTCAGCCACCTCTCCGCGCGCGAGACGATAACGTACCGAGCCCGTCCGGGATGTCGAAGTCCGCCGAATTTATCGGGAATTTGGCTGTCCGCCCGTACTTCGCGCAGCACCGTCGGGCGCTCGGGCTCACTGTCGAGTGGCGGAGAGGGAGGGATTCGAACCCTCGAGGGACGTGAATCCCTGCCGGTTTTCAAGACCGGTGCATTCAACCGCTCTGCCACCTCTCCGCGCAGAAATCTTGAGTGGCTAGACCGTATCTCGGGCCGGGCTTATTCAGCAACCCGGATTGAACCCGTCGCCAGCAAGCGTCCCGGTGAAGAACGGAGCGAAAATCCCGCTCTCGCGGCGACTCCCGTCATCCCTGCTCAGGTAGAAGCGCGGGCTCGGCTGTAGACCTGGAGCATTTCCCCGTTCTCACACACCACCACCGTTGCCCGCCAGTTTTCCAAAGCGTGATCCGCCTCTTGCTGGCCGATGAGTTCCACGAGGTGTGCGAAGTCGCTGGTCCGCAGCCGCTCGTACTCCTTCCTTACTTGAACCCGGTACCAATCGGAGCGGTCCAACACACTGACTTCGGCGAAGCCCGCTTCGCGCAGGGTCGCGTCCTGGCCGCGAACGGTCTCCATCGCGTAGGTGAGACCCTCCATCTCGAACCAGTACTTCATCTCCTCGCTGTACTCTCCCTCGCTCTTCATCCAGTCGTAGCAGCTGAAGGTTCCGCCGGGTTTCAGCACGCGAAGAATCTCTCGGAAGATGCCGATCTTGTCGGCGATCTGGGTCACGCCGCCGGAACTCATGACGAGGTCGAAGGAGTTGTCGTCGAATGTCAGTGCTCCAGCTTTCACGACCTGAAAGTCGGTTCGATCGCTGATGCCCAGCTTTGCTGCACGACTGCGCGCCCGCTCGATCAACGGAGCTTCGAGATCCGTGGCCACCACATGGGCTCTGTACTTCCCCGCCACGATGCAGGCCGGCCCGCCGATCCCACAACCCAGGTCGAGCACGCGCCGGCCCTCGAGATTGAGGC from Myxococcales bacterium includes:
- a CDS encoding HAMP domain-containing histidine kinase; translated protein: MSSHSKSRWSDLRKKTRSQKRHRKHRHGRNYEDEYEFENDDSRYALDDDAPKLLSREEHLYRDARMFAEDRAELFLRAGKRAVIVLLLLVVIPPLGFVAAIFWAAKYGRRLFAMTIEPRLRERLVEDQVSRHIHANLSQERRKLADEHSHSLEVLSASIAHEIRNPITAAKSLLQQMREDPEAVDNEEYAQVALAELERVERSISHLLRFGRDEEVRKNRILMRDVLDSALETFRERGEREQVEIRRVFDCEGAMRGDAEKLRRVMINLVGNAFDALADAQVDEPVIEVSMGENLAGSEVWVKIRDNGFGIDAETRDQIFAPFYTSKSGGTGLGLAITKKLVDAHQGSIEVAGQPGEGAEFVLVFPKQMDGGNGDPLGGRA
- a CDS encoding HAMP domain-containing histidine kinase, whose product is MKQRRHRRWGGGEESHRDRDFRPSRRPGWKGMLKRKKRNLTPEERRYRAARRRANRKIGWLIHLVAYGSVLTLILVSSRSVRATVIVALAWGIGLSIHYVAAILAPMLRGRWIAEEMDRHAERGADRLHAAENANARSLEDLSASIAHEIRNPVTAAKSLVQQMGEDPGSSENVQFARIALEELDRVERSISHLLKYARDEEFRFERMSLPEIIQSVVASVQDRIDAIGIGVDVEVSAPCTMRGDIEKLRRVLVNLVGNAIDALEDAATPTPCIVIMAGENLAATEVWFRIRDNGPGMSDEVRKRIFDPFYSTKADGTGLGLALSKKVVESHGGSMQVHAAPDSGTEFLLTFPKTHEAREPQV
- a CDS encoding methyltransferase domain-containing protein translates to MEHQIEYHDSTVAMLEWIWGEGFMAPGGEGNVAKMVEGLNLEGRRVLDLGCGIGGPACIVAGKYRAHVVATDLEAPLIERARSRAAKLGISDRTDFQVVKAGALTFDDNSFDLVMSSGGVTQIADKIGIFREILRVLKPGGTFSCYDWMKSEGEYSEEMKYWFEMEGLTYAMETVRGQDATLREAGFAEVSVLDRSDWYRVQVRKEYERLRTSDFAHLVELIGQQEADHALENWRATVVVCENGEMLQVYSRARAST